The following coding sequences are from one Mesorhizobium onobrychidis window:
- a CDS encoding GNAT family N-acetyltransferase, whose translation MPACEISFDVSRIDFRATSDVLMASYWGSGRSDELHRCAFANSLCVGAYADGNQIGFGRAITDRAVFAYLADVIVWPRHRGRGIGTRLVQALIDHPDCKTVTHWSLSTNDAHAVYEKLGFRPSTDGRYMRLDRIPAG comes from the coding sequence ATGCCTGCCTGTGAAATCAGCTTCGACGTGTCACGGATCGACTTCCGGGCGACCTCCGACGTGTTGATGGCAAGCTACTGGGGCAGCGGGCGCAGCGACGAACTCCACCGCTGCGCGTTTGCCAACTCGCTTTGTGTCGGCGCCTATGCCGACGGCAACCAGATCGGCTTCGGCCGGGCGATCACCGACCGCGCGGTGTTTGCCTATCTGGCCGACGTCATCGTCTGGCCTAGACATCGCGGGCGAGGCATCGGCACGCGGCTTGTCCAGGCGCTTATCGATCATCCGGATTGCAAGACAGTCACCCACTGGAGCCTGTCGACCAACGATGCTCACGCGGTTTATGAGAAACTCGGCTTCAGGCCGTCCACCGATGGCCGCTACATGCGTCTCGACCGTATTCCGGCAGGGTGA
- a CDS encoding ABC transporter ATP-binding protein, which yields MARFQIDLRAGAFRSVLGFTLSHWRRQPWRLSLIMGTFLLSTLADVLTPLYSGRLVDAVASSAAADDVAWNAAMAAFSMLVALALTGVVLRNLAFMAIVELTLKMMADIAADAFHRVQRFSTDWHANSFAGSTVRKITRGMWALDLLNDTILIALLPSVVMLVGSTLLLGWFWPLMGAVVAAGSVLFIAVTALLSLGYVAPAARLANAWDTRLGGSLADAVSCNAVVKGFGAEEREETRLAKVVARWRARTRRTWVRGTVNGTTQGSMLLLLRTAVIGFSLLLWSWGQASAGDITFVLTSFFVLQGYLRDIGTHIRNLQRSINDMEELVDFQSEPLGIEDVPGAKPIRITNGRISFDKVTFHYGSHRLPLYRDFSVDIAPGERVGLVGHSGSGKTTFVKLIQRLYDVNAGTILIDGQVIAGVAQASLRGQIAIVQQEPILFHRSLAENIAYARPSATQAEIEHAARLASAHDFIVDLPKGYGTLVGERGVKLSGGERQRVAIARAFLADARILILDEATSSLDSESEVLIQQAMERLMVGRTTLVIAHRLSTVRALDRLLVFDRGCIVEEGSHDQLIRLHGGIYRRLFERQALELTKGLVI from the coding sequence ATGGCTCGTTTTCAGATAGATTTGCGCGCCGGCGCCTTTCGCAGCGTCCTCGGCTTCACGCTCAGCCATTGGCGGCGCCAGCCGTGGCGGCTTTCGCTCATCATGGGCACGTTCCTGCTGTCGACCTTGGCCGACGTGCTGACGCCGCTCTATTCCGGCCGGCTGGTCGACGCCGTTGCCAGCAGTGCTGCAGCCGACGATGTCGCGTGGAATGCGGCGATGGCGGCGTTTTCGATGCTGGTGGCGCTGGCGCTCACCGGCGTCGTGCTGCGCAACCTCGCCTTCATGGCTATCGTCGAACTGACCCTGAAGATGATGGCGGATATCGCCGCCGACGCGTTCCATCGCGTCCAGCGCTTCTCCACCGACTGGCACGCCAACAGCTTCGCCGGATCGACCGTGCGCAAGATAACCCGCGGCATGTGGGCGCTCGACCTGCTCAACGACACGATCCTGATAGCGCTGCTGCCGTCCGTCGTCATGCTCGTCGGTTCGACGCTGCTGCTCGGCTGGTTCTGGCCGCTGATGGGTGCTGTCGTCGCCGCAGGTTCGGTGCTGTTCATCGCGGTGACGGCGCTGCTGTCGCTTGGCTATGTCGCGCCTGCCGCAAGGCTTGCCAACGCATGGGACACGCGCCTGGGCGGCTCGCTGGCCGATGCGGTGAGCTGCAACGCCGTGGTCAAGGGTTTTGGCGCCGAGGAACGCGAGGAAACGCGCCTCGCCAAGGTCGTCGCCAGATGGCGCGCCCGCACGCGCCGCACCTGGGTGCGCGGCACCGTCAACGGCACCACGCAAGGGTCGATGCTGCTGCTTCTGAGAACAGCGGTGATCGGATTCTCCCTCCTTTTGTGGTCGTGGGGGCAGGCGAGCGCCGGCGATATCACCTTCGTGCTGACCTCGTTCTTCGTGCTGCAAGGCTATTTGCGCGATATCGGCACGCATATCCGCAATTTGCAGCGCTCGATCAACGACATGGAGGAACTGGTCGACTTCCAGTCCGAGCCGCTCGGCATCGAGGATGTGCCCGGCGCAAAGCCGATCCGCATCACCAACGGCCGCATCAGCTTCGACAAAGTCACCTTCCATTATGGCAGCCACCGCCTGCCGCTCTATCGCGACTTTTCGGTGGACATCGCGCCGGGCGAACGCGTCGGGCTGGTCGGCCATTCGGGCTCGGGCAAGACGACCTTCGTCAAGCTGATCCAGCGCCTTTACGACGTGAACGCGGGAACGATCCTGATCGACGGCCAGGTTATTGCTGGCGTGGCTCAAGCGTCGCTGCGCGGGCAGATCGCCATCGTCCAGCAGGAGCCGATCCTGTTCCACCGGTCGCTGGCCGAAAACATCGCCTATGCCCGGCCGAGCGCCACGCAAGCCGAAATCGAGCACGCCGCACGGCTGGCAAGCGCGCACGACTTCATCGTCGATCTGCCGAAAGGCTATGGCACGCTGGTCGGCGAGCGCGGCGTGAAACTATCAGGCGGCGAGCGCCAGCGGGTGGCGATCGCGCGGGCCTTCCTCGCCGATGCGCGGATCCTCATTCTGGACGAGGCGACGTCGAGCCTCGATTCAGAATCGGAGGTGCTGATCCAGCAGGCGATGGAGCGGTTGATGGTCGGCCGCACGACGCTGGTCATCGCGCACCGGCTTTCGACGGTACGGGCGCTGGACAGGCTTCTGGTGTTCGATCGCGGCTGCATCGTCGAGGAGGGTTCGCATGACCAACTGATCCGGCTGCATGGCGGCATCTACCGCCGGCTGTTCGAGCGCCAGGCGCTCGAATTGACCAAGGGGCTGGTGATCTGA
- the gltX gene encoding glutamate--tRNA ligase has translation MTVSVRFAPSPTGRIHIGNARTALFNWLFAMNNKGRFIQRFDDTDVARSTQEFSDAILYDLHWLGIFPDATEYQSRRFEIYDAAMEKLKAAHLLYACYETPEELDLRRKVRRTRGLPPVYGREALTLTPEQIAEYQSDGRRPHWRFLLPNFTSDPLQPERTEIHWSDLVRGEETVDLASLSDPVLMREDGTYLYTLPSVVDDIEMGVSHVIRGDDHVTNTGVQIALFQALGAEPPVFGHHNLLTTASGEGLSKRSGALSIESLRETGIEPMAVASLAVLVGTSENVVAVPDMTELARRFDPAATSKSAAKFDPDELFVLNRTLLHHMPFSDARDRLIVLGISGEQAEPFWLAVRGNLDRLADAAIWWRTLRDGPQEQPDFSDVDRDFLRQAFDLLPEDPWNGSVWKEWTGRIREATGRKGKALFMPLRLALTGQPSGPELADLLPLLGREGTLARRP, from the coding sequence ATGACAGTTTCCGTCCGTTTCGCCCCATCACCCACCGGCCGCATTCATATCGGCAATGCGCGCACTGCGCTGTTCAACTGGCTGTTCGCCATGAACAACAAGGGCCGCTTCATCCAGCGCTTCGACGACACCGATGTCGCCCGCTCGACGCAGGAATTCTCCGACGCCATCCTCTACGACCTGCATTGGCTGGGCATCTTTCCCGACGCCACGGAGTACCAGTCACGGCGCTTCGAGATCTACGATGCGGCGATGGAGAAATTGAAGGCGGCGCACCTTCTCTATGCTTGTTACGAAACACCGGAAGAGCTCGATCTCAGGCGCAAGGTGCGCCGCACGCGCGGCCTGCCACCGGTCTACGGCCGCGAAGCGTTGACGCTGACGCCTGAGCAGATCGCCGAATACCAGTCCGATGGCCGCCGGCCGCATTGGCGCTTTCTCCTGCCCAATTTCACCAGCGACCCGTTGCAGCCGGAGCGCACGGAAATCCACTGGAGCGATCTGGTGCGCGGCGAGGAAACCGTCGACCTTGCCTCGCTTTCCGACCCGGTTCTAATGCGCGAGGACGGGACCTATCTCTATACTCTGCCTTCGGTGGTCGACGACATCGAGATGGGCGTAAGCCACGTCATCCGTGGCGACGACCACGTCACCAACACCGGTGTGCAGATCGCCCTGTTCCAGGCATTGGGTGCCGAGCCGCCGGTGTTCGGCCACCACAATCTGTTGACTACCGCATCGGGCGAGGGCCTGTCGAAGCGGAGCGGCGCGCTCTCCATCGAGAGCTTGCGCGAGACCGGCATCGAACCGATGGCCGTCGCCTCGCTGGCCGTGCTTGTCGGCACCTCGGAAAACGTCGTGGCGGTACCCGATATGACCGAGCTTGCCCGGCGCTTCGATCCGGCCGCGACGTCGAAATCCGCCGCCAAATTCGATCCGGACGAGCTCTTCGTGCTCAACCGCACGCTGCTGCACCATATGCCGTTTTCCGACGCGCGCGACCGGCTGATCGTGCTCGGCATTTCCGGCGAACAGGCCGAGCCGTTCTGGCTGGCGGTGCGCGGCAATCTCGACAGGCTGGCCGATGCCGCAATCTGGTGGCGCACACTTCGCGACGGCCCGCAGGAGCAGCCGGACTTTTCCGACGTCGACCGCGATTTCCTTCGCCAGGCGTTCGACCTTTTGCCGGAAGACCCCTGGAACGGGTCGGTCTGGAAGGAGTGGACGGGCAGGATCAGGGAGGCGACCGGCCGCAAGGGCAAGGCGCTGTTCATGCCGCTCAGGTTGGCGCTTACGGGGCAACCTTCGGGGCCGGAGCTTGCAGATCTGTTGCCGCTGCTGGGTCGGGAAGGAACGTTGGCCCGACGACCCTGA